In Candidatus Thermoplasmatota archaeon, the genomic stretch GTTGATCCAGCCGTCCTTCGATCGGTCGAACACGGCGCCCCACCGCTCGAGCTCGCGGATGCGCTCGGGCGCCTCGTGCGCGTGGATCCATGCCATGCGCCAGTGGTTGAGGAACTTGCCCCCGCGCATGGTGTCACGGAAGTGGACCTTCGGGTTGTCGCGCGCGTCGACGTTGCGCAGGGCGGCCGCGGCGCCGCCTTCGGCCATGACCGTGTGGGCCTTGCCCAGAAGCGACTTGCAGACGAGCGCCGTGCGAGCCCCGCGAGCCGAGGATTCGATGGCCGCGCGAAGGCCCGCGCCGCCGGCGCCCACGACGACGACGTCAAAGGCGCGCGTCGCGTACCCCCGCCCGTCGCGTGCCGCCGCGCCGGCCGTCACAGCAACCGACCCTCCCCGAACCATCCCGCCGACACGCCGCGGACGTAGAGGTCCACAAGCCAGATGGAGGCGAGCGAGCACCAGGCCCAGAGCATGTGGCGTCCGTTGAGGACGGTGACCTTCTGCCACAGCCCGTACCGCATCCGCGCGCCGGGGTCGCACGAGAAACAGTCGAGCTTGCCGCCCACGATGTGCCGGAGCGAATGGCAGCCAAGGGTGTAGGCCGAGAGCAGGAGGACGTTCCCGAAGAAGACGAAGGAGCCCATCGACAGGAACGGGGCTCCCTGCGGCACGCCCACGGCAAGGAAGGCGTCGTACCAGAGCCACGCGAGGATGACGATCGCCGTGTACAAGGCGTACCGATGGAGGTTCTGGAGCGTGAAGACGCCCCGCTCGCCGACGTATCCGTACCCGGAGAGGCCCTTGACCGCGCAGCCGGGGGGCGAGGCCATGTAGCTCCGATAGTACGCCTTGCGATAGTAGTAGCACGTCATCCGGAAGAGGATGGGGAACGGCAGGATGAGCATCGAAGGGGAGATCCAAGCCGGGACGTTCTGCAGGTGCAGAAGCTCGCGCAGGTCGGGGGAGCCCAGGGGCGAGTGGTAGGGTCCGACGAAGTAGTGCGCGTTCTCGAAGGCGCGCCACGTGCTGTACACGATGAAGGCGCCAAGGAACAGTCCAAAGACGAGCGGCTCGACCCACCAGGCGTCGGTTCGCATCGTGAACCGTCCCCACGCGCCTGTCCGCTTGACCGCCCGATCCGCGGTGGAGACGGCCATCGTTTCGAGTGCCCCGAGTTCCGGCATGGCCCGCGGGTTCTTAAAGGGCTTGCGTCCGTGGAGTAATTACGCGGTCCGGCCATGCGGGCGCGTGCCGTGGACGATCCGAGAATTCGAGGAGGTCGAATCGACGAACGACGTGGCGCGGCGCCTCGCGGAGCAGGGCGCGGGCGATCGTCTCGTCGTGGCCGCGGAGCGCCAGACGGGGGGTCGCGGCCGTGCCGGGCGCTCCTGGACCTCGGAGCACGGAGGCTTGTACCTCTCCGTCGTCCTCTTGCCTCCACCCCGGCCGGACCGACCCGGGCTTCTGCCGTTGGCGGCGGGATTGGCCGTCTCGCGCGCGGCGGCACGGTTCGACGCACCCGCGCGCGTGAAGTGGCCCAACGACGTGGAGGTCGGGAGGGCGAAGCTGGCGGGGATTCTCGTGGAGGCGAGCTGGAGCGGGCCGCGCCCCTGGGCCGTCGTGGGTGTGGGCCTCAACGTGAAAAACCCGGTGCCGGCGGGAGGCGCGCGACTTGCCGATTTCGCGGCGGGCGCCTCGTTGGCGCATGCGCGGGACGCGGTTCTGGCCGAGCTCGACGCCGCCCTTGCTGAGCTCGAAAAGGACCCCGACGCTCTCTGCCGCAAATGGGAGCGCCAAAGCTCGACGGTCGGAGCCCGCGTGCGCGCGGAGTCGCTCGCCGCCGGCGCGGTCGAAGGCATAGCCGCGGGGCTCGACGGAGACGGCGCGCTGCTCGTGCGGACGGAGGCGGGAACGCGACGGATCGTCGCGGGCGACGTCCTCCATCTTCGGCCCGTCGAGCCGTAGCGCGCGCTCGGGCGCGCAAGGGAAAAGAAAAACAAGAAGTCGAGGGGCCTTGGAGGCCCGGGTTTCGGGAGGCGATCGAGCTTGTGTTGGAGGCTTGTGTCCCCGGGAGGCAGGCCCGGGGATCGGAGGCATGCGTTTACAGCTCGCCGGGCTCGGTCAACCCCTCGACTTCGCTGAGATCGTGAGCGGGAAGGGACAGCGAGGGCGCGCGCATCTGGAGGAAGTACGCGTCCAGCGCTTCGGTCACGGTGTCCGAGATGGCCTTCCCCGTGAGGACCTTCATCGAATGGAGTTTGATATGGTAGTTGATCGGGATTTTGACCTTGACTTCCTTGACGCGTTCGAGGTTCCGTTTCTCTTCGATCATCATTCGCGTGCTCCTCCCCGTAAGGAATTCAACCATTTGGTTGAATTTTACCTCACGACATTGTAGAGCGCACCCGCTACATAAAGATTCAGTTTTCCGACTTTGGGCGGCGGACGGCCGTCCATGAAAGGTGTTCCGCAGGACGTATCTGCCGAAACCATGAACGCTCCTCCGGAGAAAAGCCGAGACTAGAGGCCAGTTCCGACGTAGGCGTAGATGATCTTCTGCTCGGCCGCCGTGAGATTCTTGTGCACGGCGTTCGTGCTGATGCCCAACGTGCCGGCGATGTCCTCAAGAGTGCATCCGCGGGGCGTCCTGTAGTACCCCAGGGCGTGGCCGATCCGCAGGACCTCGTCCTGGCGCGGGGTCACCTTCTCCAGGCGTGGAAGCGACAGCAGGGAGGCCTCCACGGCAAGGTCGCGGATGGCCACGACCTCCTGGTCCTGCCAAGCCGCCTCGAGCGCGACCTCCTCCATGGCCTTCACGACCTCGTCGTCGGGGAGCCGACGCGTAAGCACGATGCGCACGAGCGTTCGCGAACCTTCGACGACGGCGGGCTTGAGGTACGCGTCGCGCCCGAACCGCCGCACGAGGCCGGCGATCGGGTCCGGGCCGGCGCCCCGCCCCGTGACCCGCACCGTGGCGTGACCCTCGTCCCGCGACAAGACCTCAAGCGTCTTGCCTTCGGCTTCGAGCTGCTTGAGAAGCTCGCGGTACAGGGTCGGCGGCGCGATCACGACAAGCAGGAGCGAATCGCCGCGGCCCGTCGCGTCGTGCAGGGGCTGCCACACCGCCCGGGCGCCGCGGTTTCGGGCGCAGAACTCGGTGATGGCTCCCGGAATGGTCGCGTGGACGAGGACCTCGCGGAACGTGCCCCCCTCGCCGCGCCGGGAGAGCGAGACGCCGTGGCGGCGGCGCTTCCGCTCCTTGCGCGTGGACGGGTCGAGGTACCCGTTGATGAGCGTGTGCTCGATGTCCTTGAGCTTCTTGTGCACGGGGCTCACCGAGAGCCCCACGCGCCGCGCGATGTCCTCCAGGTTGCAGCGGCGGGGGCTCTCGTAGTAGCCCATGGAGAGGGCGAGGCGAACGAGCTCCTCCTGGTCGGGATCGAGCATCGGGACCAGCCGGTCGCTCATGGCGACGGGGTCGAAGTCGGCCACGCGCACGACGCGGAATCCCGACCACGGGAGGGCCTTCTGAAGCTCCTGCAGCTTCTCGAGCGCACGGCGCGTGTCGAGGTTGCGGACGGCCATGGCGCGGATGCGCATGCGGCCGCCCTCCACCATGACAGGCTCGAGGAGGGCGTCGCGGCCGAAGGTCTCGAGGAAGGCGTCCAGGGCCTCGGCCCACGCCATGCGGGCGTTGCCGTTCGTGGACGCGCCGATCTTGCAGACGACGCTGTAGGGGGTGATCGTCACGATCTCGAAGGAGGCGGCGCCCGGCTGCGCGCGAAGCTCGCGCAGGAGCGCGCCCGTCTTGTCGGTGTCGCCCACGACCGTAAGCACGGTCGAGAGCGTGGGCGGCGTGGGGTCCGTCACGCGAAGCATGGCGCGCGCGCCGGGGTTCTCCGCCGTGAAGCGGCACAGCGGCTCTTCCGGGCGTTCGAATTCCACCACGACTTCCGGCAGGGCCACCCGTTAGCCTCCCTTGCTCCAGCCGCCCTTGAGGGCTTCGTACACGGTCAACCGGAGCTCGTCGTTGTTCCAGGGCTTCTGCACGTAGTAGTGGATCTTCGCCTTGTCCATGGCCTCCATGGCGATCTCGACGTCGGAGTACCCGGTCACGAGCGCGCGGACGGTCTCGGGCCACCGCTCGCGCAC encodes the following:
- a CDS encoding succinate dehydrogenase; the protein is MPELGALETMAVSTADRAVKRTGAWGRFTMRTDAWWVEPLVFGLFLGAFIVYSTWRAFENAHYFVGPYHSPLGSPDLRELLHLQNVPAWISPSMLILPFPILFRMTCYYYRKAYYRSYMASPPGCAVKGLSGYGYVGERGVFTLQNLHRYALYTAIVILAWLWYDAFLAVGVPQGAPFLSMGSFVFFGNVLLLSAYTLGCHSLRHIVGGKLDCFSCDPGARMRYGLWQKVTVLNGRHMLWAWCSLASIWLVDLYVRGVSAGWFGEGRLL
- a CDS encoding biotin--[acetyl-CoA-carboxylase] ligase, which encodes MPWTIREFEEVESTNDVARRLAEQGAGDRLVVAAERQTGGRGRAGRSWTSEHGGLYLSVVLLPPPRPDRPGLLPLAAGLAVSRAAARFDAPARVKWPNDVEVGRAKLAGILVEASWSGPRPWAVVGVGLNVKNPVPAGGARLADFAAGASLAHARDAVLAELDAALAELEKDPDALCRKWERQSSTVGARVRAESLAAGAVEGIAAGLDGDGALLVRTEAGTRRIVAGDVLHLRPVEP
- a CDS encoding helix-turn-helix domain-containing protein, translating into MALPEVVVEFERPEEPLCRFTAENPGARAMLRVTDPTPPTLSTVLTVVGDTDKTGALLRELRAQPGAASFEIVTITPYSVVCKIGASTNGNARMAWAEALDAFLETFGRDALLEPVMVEGGRMRIRAMAVRNLDTRRALEKLQELQKALPWSGFRVVRVADFDPVAMSDRLVPMLDPDQEELVRLALSMGYYESPRRCNLEDIARRVGLSVSPVHKKLKDIEHTLINGYLDPSTRKERKRRRHGVSLSRRGEGGTFREVLVHATIPGAITEFCARNRGARAVWQPLHDATGRGDSLLLVVIAPPTLYRELLKQLEAEGKTLEVLSRDEGHATVRVTGRGAGPDPIAGLVRRFGRDAYLKPAVVEGSRTLVRIVLTRRLPDDEVVKAMEEVALEAAWQDQEVVAIRDLAVEASLLSLPRLEKVTPRQDEVLRIGHALGYYRTPRGCTLEDIAGTLGISTNAVHKNLTAAEQKIIYAYVGTGL